The Bifidobacterium eulemuris genome includes a window with the following:
- a CDS encoding aminotransferase class I/II-fold pyridoxal phosphate-dependent enzyme has product MSSSIFAERLREAMERHGFKQVDIVRAAQAAGFSLGKSHVSQYVAGKTVPREETLNFLADTLEVSADWLRGAGGDGLPAKAKPDDDQSGSDASTNSSVNRSTRSTRSNPSPSLQGAAHMRTFGKSHKLDNVLYDVRGPVADEAMRMEAAGTHILKLNIGNPAPFGFRTPDEVVYDMAQQLIETEGYSPAKGLFSARKAIMQYAQLKHIPNVTIEDIYTGNGVSELINLSLSALLDDGDEVLVPSPDYPLWTACVNLAGGTAVHYTCDEESEWFPDIDDMRSKITDRTKAIVIINPNNPTGALYPKEILEQIVQLAREHQLIIFSDEIYDRLVMDGLEHISTASLAPDLFCVTFSGLSKSHMIAGWRVGWMILSGNKRIAKDYIEGLTMLANMRMCSNVPAQSIVQTALGGHQSVKDYVVPGGRVHDQRDLVYDMLNEIPGVTAVKPKAAFYIFPKLDVKKFNIHSDEQFALDLLHDKHILISHGGAFNWKSPDHFRVVYLPRMGMLRETIGEIGDFLSYYRQV; this is encoded by the coding sequence ATGTCGAGTTCAATATTCGCGGAGCGTTTGCGCGAAGCCATGGAGCGACACGGCTTCAAACAGGTCGATATCGTGAGGGCCGCGCAAGCCGCGGGGTTCAGCCTCGGCAAAAGCCACGTCAGCCAATATGTCGCAGGGAAGACCGTACCGCGCGAGGAGACGTTGAACTTTCTCGCCGACACGCTTGAGGTCAGCGCGGACTGGCTGCGTGGAGCGGGTGGCGACGGACTCCCCGCGAAGGCGAAGCCGGACGACGATCAGTCCGGTTCGGACGCATCAACAAACTCATCCGTCAACCGATCAACCCGATCAACCCGATCCAATCCATCCCCCTCACTGCAAGGAGCGGCTCACATGCGTACCTTCGGCAAATCCCACAAGCTCGACAACGTGCTGTACGACGTGCGCGGACCGGTCGCCGACGAGGCGATGCGCATGGAGGCTGCGGGCACGCATATCCTCAAATTGAACATCGGCAATCCGGCACCGTTCGGATTCCGCACCCCGGACGAGGTGGTGTACGACATGGCGCAACAGCTGATCGAAACCGAGGGCTATTCGCCGGCCAAGGGCCTGTTCTCCGCGCGCAAGGCCATCATGCAGTACGCGCAGCTCAAGCATATTCCCAACGTGACCATCGAGGACATCTACACCGGCAACGGCGTAAGCGAGCTGATCAACCTGTCGCTGTCCGCCCTGCTCGACGACGGCGACGAGGTGCTCGTGCCCTCTCCAGACTATCCGCTGTGGACGGCCTGCGTGAACCTCGCCGGCGGCACCGCCGTGCATTACACCTGCGACGAGGAATCCGAATGGTTCCCCGATATCGACGACATGCGTTCCAAGATCACCGACCGCACCAAGGCGATTGTCATCATCAATCCGAACAATCCGACCGGCGCGCTCTACCCCAAGGAGATCCTCGAGCAGATCGTGCAGTTGGCGCGCGAGCACCAGCTCATCATCTTCTCCGACGAGATCTACGACCGCCTCGTCATGGACGGGTTGGAGCACATCTCCACGGCGTCGCTCGCCCCCGACCTGTTCTGCGTGACCTTCTCCGGCCTGTCGAAATCGCATATGATCGCCGGATGGCGCGTGGGATGGATGATTCTGTCGGGCAACAAACGCATCGCCAAGGACTATATCGAAGGCCTCACCATGCTGGCCAATATGCGCATGTGCTCGAATGTGCCGGCGCAGTCCATCGTGCAGACCGCCTTGGGCGGCCACCAGAGCGTCAAGGACTATGTGGTGCCGGGAGGCCGCGTGCACGACCAGCGCGATCTGGTGTACGACATGCTCAACGAGATCCCCGGCGTCACGGCGGTCAAGCCGAAGGCGGCCTTCTACATCTTCCCCAAACTCGACGTGAAGAAGTTCAACATCCACTCCGACGAGCAGTTCGCGCTGGATCTGCTGCACGACAAGCATATTCTCATCAGCCATGGCGGCGCGTTCAACTGGAAGAGCCCAGACCACTTCCGTGTGGTCTACCTGCCGCGCATGGGCATGCTGCGCGAGACCATAGGAGAGATCGGCGACTTCCTCAGCTACTACCGGCAGGTATGA
- the tal gene encoding transaldolase has product MTAATQRTSDSGVSIWLDDLSRTRIESGNLQELIAEKNVVGVTTNPSIFQKALSQVGPYDAQLKELGKVDVETAIRELTTTDVRNATDIFREIAEATDFVDGRVSIEVDPRLAHETEATEVQAVELWEKVNRPNAMIKIPATLEGLPAITSTLAKGISVNVTLIFSLERYEQVIDAYIEGIKQADANGHDLKHIGSVASFFVSRVDSAIDAKLEEIGTDEAKALEGKAAIANARLAYELFEKKFAESADWAALEAKGAKKQRPLWASTGTKNPAYSDCLYVDELVGPFIVNTMPEKTLDALADHGNGAPTIAGTYEESHAIMDKLAELGIDFKAVTDKLEADGVAAFIKSWDSVLADVQAGIDRVNG; this is encoded by the coding sequence ATGACCGCAGCAACTCAGCGCACGTCCGATTCCGGCGTTTCGATCTGGCTGGACGACCTGTCCCGCACCCGCATCGAGTCCGGCAACCTGCAGGAGCTCATCGCCGAGAAGAACGTCGTCGGCGTGACCACCAACCCCTCCATCTTCCAGAAGGCCCTGAGCCAGGTCGGCCCGTACGACGCGCAGCTCAAGGAACTGGGCAAGGTCGACGTCGAGACCGCCATCCGCGAGCTCACCACCACCGATGTGCGCAACGCCACCGACATCTTCCGCGAGATCGCCGAGGCCACCGACTTCGTCGACGGCCGCGTCTCCATCGAGGTCGATCCCCGTCTGGCCCACGAGACCGAGGCCACCGAGGTCCAGGCCGTGGAGCTGTGGGAGAAGGTCAACCGCCCGAACGCGATGATCAAGATCCCCGCCACCCTCGAAGGCCTGCCGGCCATCACCTCCACCCTGGCCAAGGGCATCTCCGTGAACGTCACCCTGATCTTCTCGCTCGAGCGCTACGAGCAGGTCATCGACGCCTACATCGAGGGCATCAAGCAGGCCGACGCCAACGGCCATGACCTCAAGCACATCGGCTCCGTCGCCTCCTTCTTCGTGTCCCGTGTGGATTCCGCCATCGACGCCAAGCTCGAGGAGATCGGCACCGATGAGGCCAAGGCCCTCGAAGGCAAGGCCGCCATCGCCAACGCCCGTCTCGCCTACGAGCTGTTCGAGAAGAAGTTCGCCGAGTCCGCCGACTGGGCCGCCCTCGAAGCCAAGGGCGCCAAGAAGCAGCGTCCGCTGTGGGCCTCCACCGGCACCAAGAACCCGGCCTACTCCGACTGCCTGTATGTGGACGAGCTGGTCGGCCCGTTCATCGTGAACACCATGCCGGAGAAGACCCTGGACGCCCTGGCCGATCACGGCAACGGCGCTCCGACCATCGCCGGCACCTATGAGGAGAGCCACGCCATCATGGACAAGCTCGCCGAGCTGGGCATCGACTTCAAGGCCGTCACCGACAAGCTTGAGGCCGACGGCGTCGCCGCCTTCATCAAGTCCTGGGATTCGGTGCTCGCCGACGTCCAGGCCGGCATCGACCGCGTCAACGGCTGA